A region from the Tsuneonella mangrovi genome encodes:
- a CDS encoding putative quinol monooxygenase, whose protein sequence is MILIMGTVRIPEDKYEQGLPAMKKMISATLKEDGCIRYGFARDILDPGLIHISEAWRDSDAVKAHGKSAHMAEWRAAAGDLGLSDRDLKLHQADEGLPI, encoded by the coding sequence ATGATCCTGATCATGGGAACCGTGCGGATACCCGAAGACAAGTACGAGCAAGGCCTGCCCGCGATGAAAAAGATGATTTCCGCCACGCTCAAGGAAGACGGCTGCATCCGCTACGGCTTCGCCCGCGACATCCTCGATCCCGGGCTGATCCATATTTCGGAAGCATGGCGAGACAGCGATGCGGTCAAGGCGCACGGCAAGTCGGCGCACATGGCCGAATGGCGCGCTGCGGCGGGCGATCTCGGGCTGAGCGACCGCGACCTCAAGCTGCACCAGGCCGACGAAGGCCTCCCGATCTAG